A window from Candidatus Methylomirabilota bacterium encodes these proteins:
- a CDS encoding sigma-54 dependent transcriptional regulator translates to MSAPRVLIVDNDPEMLAMLRRHLEFEGLAVAAATGGRDALDAIAGARYDVILTDLIMDDTGGLEVLAAAQARAPATRVLLMTAFGSLETAIEAMRQGAYDYLTKPFKLAEVTHAVRRALDDQRLREENARLRAEVERQFGFERVIGESRLMRGVLEQVRAVADSDASVLLLGESGTGKELVARALHWSSGRRAGPFVPVNCAAVPEGLLESELFGHEKGAFTGADRKRAGLFAAANGGTLFLDEVGDLALTTQVKLLRAIQDKAVRPVGGSEDVQLDLRLVTATNRELLALVQEGRFREDLYYRLAVIPIRLPALRERPEDIPLLAQHFLREAATRLGKSLTGFSSDALEWLREHRWAGNVRELENVIERAAVLAADATVTVADVRTELAAAPTAPPLRPTLEELERQYIRRVLDEVRGDKQAAAKILGVSVRTLQRKEKEL, encoded by the coding sequence ATGAGCGCGCCGCGCGTCCTCATCGTCGACAACGACCCGGAGATGCTCGCCATGCTCCGGCGCCACCTCGAGTTCGAGGGGCTCGCGGTGGCCGCGGCCACCGGCGGACGCGACGCGCTGGACGCCATCGCGGGCGCGCGGTACGACGTGATCCTCACCGACCTGATCATGGACGACACCGGCGGCCTCGAGGTGCTCGCCGCCGCCCAGGCGCGCGCCCCCGCGACACGCGTGCTGCTCATGACGGCGTTCGGCAGCCTGGAGACGGCCATCGAGGCGATGCGCCAGGGCGCGTACGACTACCTCACCAAGCCGTTCAAGCTCGCCGAGGTAACGCACGCGGTGCGCCGCGCCCTCGACGACCAGCGGCTGCGCGAGGAGAACGCCCGGCTGCGGGCCGAGGTCGAGCGCCAGTTCGGCTTCGAGCGAGTGATCGGCGAGTCCCGCCTCATGCGGGGGGTGCTGGAGCAGGTCCGCGCGGTGGCCGACAGCGACGCCTCCGTGCTCCTGCTCGGCGAGAGCGGCACCGGCAAGGAGCTGGTGGCCCGCGCGCTGCACTGGTCGAGCGGCCGGCGGGCCGGTCCCTTCGTCCCCGTCAACTGCGCCGCGGTGCCCGAGGGCCTTCTCGAGTCCGAGCTGTTCGGCCACGAGAAGGGCGCGTTCACCGGGGCCGACCGCAAGCGCGCCGGGCTCTTCGCGGCGGCCAACGGAGGTACGCTCTTCCTCGACGAGGTGGGCGACCTCGCCCTCACCACCCAGGTCAAGCTCCTGCGGGCCATCCAGGACAAGGCCGTACGGCCAGTGGGCGGCAGCGAGGACGTCCAGCTCGACCTCCGACTCGTCACCGCCACCAACCGCGAGCTTCTCGCGCTCGTCCAGGAGGGACGATTCCGGGAGGATCTCTACTACCGGCTCGCGGTGATCCCGATCCGGCTCCCCGCGCTCCGCGAACGCCCCGAAGACATTCCGCTGCTCGCCCAGCATTTCCTCCGGGAGGCGGCCACCCGGCTCGGCAAATCGCTCACCGGCTTCTCATCCGACGCGCTGGAGTGGCTGCGGGAGCATCGCTGGGCGGGTAACGTGCGCGAGCTGGAGAACGTGATCGAGCGCGCGGCGGTGCTCGCGGCCGACGCCACCGTGACCGTCGCCGACGTGCGCACCGAGCTCGCCGCCGCGCCCACCGCTCCCCCGCTCCGTCCCACCCTGGAGGAGCTGGAGCGCCAGTACATCCGGCGGGTGCTCGACGAGGTGCGCGGCGACAAGCAGGCCGCCGCCAAGATCCTCGGGGTGTCCGTCCGCACGCTCCAGCGGAAGGAGAAGGAGCTCTAA
- a CDS encoding acetylornithine transaminase: protein MIDTRHLMDITERPALVFVRGAGSWLVDHTGKRYLDFVQGWAVNSLGHSPPVIAEALAAQARTLITPSPAFYNEPALRLAATLAAHSDFPRVFFTNSGAEANEGAIKLARKWGRREKDGAYEIITFDGAFHGRTLATMSASGKPGWDTMFAPQVPGFPRATLNDLTSVEALIGPRTVAVMLEPVQGESGVVPATVEFLRDLRALTRRHRCLMIVDEVQTGIGRTGRLFGYQHFARGADEAPDIMTLGKGLGGGVPLAALCATEAVSVFEHGEQGGTFNGSPLMTAVGSAVLDAILAPGFLDAVAARGHYLSAGLQDLVSERGLSHERGWGLLRALDLGEDVAGAVLAYARDSLEKHEGWEGQGLLLNAPRPNLLRFMPALDITEAEIDRMLDGVRIALEAVG from the coding sequence ATGATCGACACCCGGCACCTAATGGACATCACCGAGCGGCCCGCCCTCGTGTTCGTGCGGGGGGCGGGGTCCTGGCTCGTCGATCACACCGGCAAGCGGTACCTCGACTTCGTGCAGGGGTGGGCGGTGAACTCCCTGGGGCACTCGCCTCCCGTGATCGCGGAGGCCCTCGCCGCGCAGGCGCGCACGCTGATCACGCCGAGCCCGGCGTTCTACAACGAGCCGGCGCTCCGCCTCGCCGCCACCCTGGCCGCGCACTCGGACTTCCCGCGCGTGTTCTTCACCAACTCGGGGGCCGAGGCCAACGAGGGCGCGATCAAGCTCGCCCGAAAATGGGGCCGTCGCGAGAAGGACGGCGCCTACGAGATCATCACCTTCGACGGGGCGTTTCACGGCCGCACGCTCGCCACGATGTCGGCGAGCGGCAAGCCGGGCTGGGACACGATGTTCGCGCCTCAGGTCCCCGGCTTCCCTCGGGCGACGCTCAACGACCTGACCTCGGTGGAGGCGCTCATCGGCCCGCGCACCGTCGCGGTCATGCTGGAGCCGGTGCAGGGCGAGAGCGGGGTGGTGCCGGCCACCGTGGAGTTCCTGCGCGACCTGCGCGCACTCACGCGGCGCCACCGCTGCCTCATGATCGTCGACGAGGTGCAGACTGGCATCGGGCGCACGGGGCGCCTGTTCGGCTACCAGCACTTCGCGCGCGGGGCCGACGAGGCGCCCGACATCATGACCCTGGGCAAGGGGCTGGGCGGCGGCGTCCCGCTCGCCGCCCTCTGCGCCACCGAGGCGGTGTCGGTGTTCGAGCACGGCGAGCAGGGGGGGACCTTCAACGGGAGCCCGCTCATGACCGCGGTGGGCTCGGCGGTGCTCGACGCCATTCTCGCCCCGGGCTTCCTCGACGCCGTCGCCGCCCGCGGCCACTACCTGAGCGCCGGCCTCCAGGACCTCGTTTCCGAGCGTGGGCTCTCCCACGAGCGGGGCTGGGGCCTGCTGCGCGCGCTGGATCTCGGGGAGGACGTGGCCGGCGCGGTGCTCGCCTACGCGCGGGACAGCCTGGAGAAGCACGAGGGGTGGGAGGGGCAGGGCCTGCTGCTGAACGCCCCCCGGCCGAATCTCCTCCGCTTCATGCCCGCTCTCGACATCACCGAGGCCGAGATCGACCGGATGCTGGACGGCGTGCGGATCGCCCTCGAGGCTGTGGGCTAG
- a CDS encoding arginine repressor has translation MNEHTDRRGLRRHATILALVRTGAVRSQGQLQQLLRRRGLAVAQPTLSRDLRDLGLAKTPRGYVTPEGMAARYGAPARGEARLRRALRGFALSAQAAGSLVVVKTPPAAAPPLARALDEAGLPEAMGAIAGDDTIFIATRGERAARALARRLTAALMRRALGEGA, from the coding sequence ATGAATGAACATACAGACCGACGCGGGCTGCGTCGACACGCGACCATCCTCGCCCTCGTGCGCACGGGCGCCGTGCGCTCGCAGGGCCAGCTCCAGCAACTGCTCCGCCGCCGGGGCCTCGCGGTCGCCCAGCCCACCCTCTCGCGCGACCTGCGGGATCTCGGTCTGGCCAAGACGCCGCGCGGCTACGTGACGCCGGAGGGTATGGCGGCGCGCTACGGCGCCCCTGCCCGGGGCGAGGCGCGCCTGCGTCGCGCCCTCCGCGGCTTCGCGCTGTCCGCTCAGGCGGCGGGCAGCCTCGTCGTCGTGAAGACGCCGCCCGCGGCGGCGCCGCCGCTGGCGCGGGCCCTCGATGAGGCCGGACTCCCCGAGGCCATGGGGGCCATTGCGGGCGACGACACCATCTTCATCGCCACGCGCGGCGAGCGGGCGGCGCGCGCGCTCGCGCGGCGGCTCACCGCGGCGCTCATGCGCCGAGCCCTGGGGGAGGGAGCATGA
- a CDS encoding M23 family metallopeptidase — protein MRSLVRLLACGGLGLVIVLAWASRPIDPAPPLTITAPAGEGPAPTISAETTLRHRETLEAVLVRSGLERADATVVVGLLRGVVDMRRLAPGERLLVTRDAADAVMGITYWRSPIERYELSRAERGWALQAVRVPVETRIALVKGRLEDSLFASMDRLGEGAALTVAFVSLFEWDFDFAADSLPGDRFRLLVEKRFGENQFLGYGEILVAQYRSADRPRLTTVSFTDAQGRGAYYDASGRSVKKMFLRAPLDFTRITSGFSHARLHPVLGGVRPHLAIDYGAPTGTPVRAVADGTVIASGWNGGNGISVTIRHTRGYETMYNHLSAATVRVGERVRQRAIIGRVGATGLATGPHLDYRVKKDGQFVNPLGERFFPGEPVSARRKAAFDRHLEALLERLEREDAQPDSSPGS, from the coding sequence ATGAGATCTCTCGTCCGCCTCCTCGCGTGCGGCGGCCTCGGCCTCGTCATCGTGCTGGCCTGGGCGTCTCGCCCCATCGACCCGGCGCCGCCGCTCACCATCACCGCGCCCGCCGGCGAGGGGCCCGCGCCCACCATCTCGGCGGAGACCACCCTTCGGCACCGCGAGACTCTCGAGGCCGTCCTCGTGCGTAGCGGACTCGAGCGCGCCGACGCCACCGTGGTAGTCGGCCTGCTCCGGGGCGTTGTCGACATGCGCCGTCTCGCACCGGGGGAGCGCCTCCTCGTCACGCGCGATGCCGCCGACGCGGTCATGGGCATCACCTATTGGCGATCCCCGATCGAGCGCTATGAGCTGAGCCGCGCGGAGCGCGGGTGGGCGCTCCAGGCTGTGCGCGTGCCCGTCGAGACGCGGATCGCCCTGGTGAAGGGTCGGCTCGAGGACTCCCTGTTTGCGAGCATGGATCGCCTCGGCGAGGGCGCCGCCCTGACGGTCGCGTTCGTGAGCCTCTTCGAGTGGGACTTCGACTTCGCCGCGGACTCGCTGCCCGGCGATCGGTTCCGCCTCCTCGTGGAGAAGCGCTTCGGCGAGAACCAGTTCCTCGGTTACGGCGAGATCCTCGTGGCGCAGTACCGCTCCGCCGACCGCCCGCGGCTCACCACGGTGAGCTTCACGGACGCTCAGGGCCGCGGCGCCTACTACGACGCCAGCGGCCGCTCCGTGAAGAAGATGTTCCTGCGCGCGCCGCTCGACTTCACCCGCATCACCTCGGGCTTCTCGCACGCGCGGCTCCACCCCGTCCTGGGGGGCGTGCGGCCGCATCTCGCCATCGACTACGGGGCCCCCACCGGCACGCCGGTGCGCGCGGTCGCGGACGGCACGGTGATCGCCTCGGGCTGGAACGGCGGCAACGGCATCAGCGTGACCATCCGGCACACACGTGGCTACGAGACCATGTACAACCACCTGTCCGCGGCCACGGTGCGCGTGGGCGAGCGCGTGCGCCAGCGCGCGATCATCGGCCGGGTGGGTGCGACCGGGCTCGCCACCGGCCCGCACCTCGACTACCGTGTGAAGAAGGATGGCCAGTTCGTGAACCCGCTCGGCGAGCGCTTCTTCCCCGGGGAGCCCGTCTCGGCGCGACGCAAGGCGGCGTTCGATCGGCATCTCGAGGCCCTGCTCGAGCGGCTCGAGCGCGAGGACGCGCAGCCCGACTCGTCGCCAGGCTCCTGA
- a CDS encoding DUF5752 family protein, giving the protein MAERAAPATRPFHFTGCVELREITGRRARDERELMEEIEGAPAESIYYHTDTVFLRRPLVAGSYPNDFAIWVAVQIRDQVLAERLGMVDPFQFESVERTREEILSILDDHLERLNPVPRVVFGDPFFFVRSHLIEVPTGITARSLAEFRAALAQVDVSAIYLHALDARSRRGVRGGQFAEWLGEELGLAELAERVGRLNPYLGGLERVRQMMLALVDAQLEGALRGAAR; this is encoded by the coding sequence ATGGCCGAGCGAGCCGCGCCCGCGACCCGCCCCTTCCATTTCACCGGCTGCGTCGAGCTTCGCGAGATCACCGGTCGCCGCGCGCGGGACGAGCGCGAGCTGATGGAGGAGATCGAGGGCGCGCCGGCGGAGTCGATCTACTACCACACCGACACGGTCTTCCTACGCCGGCCGCTGGTCGCGGGGTCCTACCCCAACGATTTCGCGATCTGGGTGGCCGTACAGATCCGCGACCAGGTGCTCGCGGAGCGGCTCGGCATGGTGGACCCCTTCCAGTTCGAGAGCGTCGAGCGTACCCGCGAGGAGATCCTGTCCATCCTCGACGACCATCTCGAGCGACTGAACCCCGTGCCCCGGGTCGTGTTCGGCGATCCGTTCTTCTTCGTCCGCTCGCACCTGATCGAGGTTCCGACCGGCATCACCGCCCGCTCGCTGGCCGAGTTCCGCGCCGCTCTCGCCCAGGTGGACGTGAGCGCGATCTATCTCCATGCCCTCGACGCGCGCTCGCGTCGTGGCGTGCGTGGCGGACAGTTCGCGGAGTGGCTGGGGGAGGAGCTGGGGCTTGCCGAGCTGGCGGAGCGGGTGGGCCGCCTCAATCCCTACCTCGGCGGGCTCGAGCGGGTACGCCAGATGATGCTAGCCCTCGTCGACGCCCAGCTGGAGGGTGCGCTCCGAGGCGCCGCGCGATGA
- a CDS encoding glycosyltransferase yields MSIPGPGIEDYRDVAPRGAVDFLLHLSERVRGRHFVHVNSTRVGGGVAEILRRLVPLMNDVGVKADWEIIEGDRDFFAVTKAFHNALQGEEQVFTEAMLEHYLASNRANASRLSLNGDLVLIHDPQPAALVESRPADGQWVWRCHIDLASPQRRTWSFLRRFVLRYDAAIFSLPAFAQQLAIPQFLVYPSIDPLADKNRELEPSEIDALLAPLGISRERPVVLQVSRFDRFKDPIGVINAYRMVKPYHDCVLVLAGGGADDDPEGARVLAAAREAAARDSDIHVLDLPPDAHLTINALQRTATIILQKSTKEGFGLTVSEAMWKGKPVIGGATGGITTQILPGVTGYTVSSVEGCAYWVRHLLAHPEAAARMGVAGREHVRQNFLITRHLREYISLMARLVS; encoded by the coding sequence ATGAGCATCCCGGGACCCGGGATCGAAGACTATCGCGACGTCGCGCCGCGCGGTGCCGTGGACTTCCTCCTCCACCTCTCGGAGCGCGTGCGAGGCCGCCACTTCGTCCACGTCAATTCCACCCGGGTGGGCGGCGGAGTGGCCGAGATCCTGCGCCGCCTCGTCCCGCTCATGAACGACGTGGGCGTGAAGGCCGACTGGGAGATCATCGAGGGCGACCGTGATTTCTTCGCCGTCACCAAAGCCTTCCACAACGCGCTCCAGGGCGAGGAGCAGGTCTTCACCGAGGCCATGCTCGAGCACTACCTCGCGAGCAACCGCGCCAACGCCTCGCGCCTGAGCCTCAACGGGGACCTCGTGCTGATCCACGACCCGCAGCCGGCCGCCCTCGTGGAGTCGCGCCCGGCGGACGGGCAGTGGGTGTGGCGCTGTCACATCGATCTCGCCTCACCGCAGCGGCGTACCTGGTCCTTCCTGCGCCGCTTCGTGCTGCGCTACGACGCCGCCATCTTCTCGCTGCCCGCGTTCGCCCAGCAGCTCGCGATCCCGCAGTTCCTGGTGTACCCGTCGATCGATCCCCTCGCTGACAAGAACCGGGAGCTGGAGCCCAGTGAGATCGACGCGCTGCTCGCCCCGCTGGGCATTTCCCGTGAGCGCCCCGTCGTGCTCCAGGTCTCGCGCTTCGACCGGTTCAAGGATCCCATCGGGGTCATCAACGCCTACCGCATGGTGAAGCCGTACCACGACTGCGTGCTGGTGCTCGCGGGCGGCGGGGCCGACGACGATCCCGAGGGGGCGCGGGTCCTCGCGGCCGCGCGCGAAGCGGCGGCCCGCGACTCCGACATCCACGTGCTCGACCTGCCGCCCGATGCCCACCTCACCATCAACGCGCTCCAGCGCACGGCGACCATCATCCTCCAGAAGTCGACCAAGGAGGGCTTCGGCCTCACCGTGTCGGAGGCGATGTGGAAGGGCAAGCCGGTCATCGGCGGAGCGACCGGCGGCATCACCACCCAGATCCTCCCCGGGGTGACCGGGTACACCGTGTCGTCGGTGGAGGGATGTGCGTACTGGGTGCGGCATCTCCTCGCCCATCCCGAAGCGGCCGCCCGCATGGGGGTGGCGGGGCGCGAGCATGTCCGCCAGAACTTCCTCATCACCCGGCACCTCCGCGAGTACATCTCGCTGATGGCGCGGCTCGTCAGCTGA
- a CDS encoding response regulator — MGERHATHDGRGGTIMVIDDDPEMRAVLRDVLTHEGFRVHEESGPEQVPEVVDVLHPAAVIVDKEMPGSNGLDLVATLGRRYPELPVIVITAFGGAAIRAEARRQGAADYLEKPFRMATLLDTLRALTVDRTPLETHDV, encoded by the coding sequence ATGGGCGAGCGCCACGCGACGCACGACGGACGGGGCGGCACCATCATGGTGATCGATGACGATCCCGAGATGCGCGCGGTCCTCCGCGACGTCCTCACCCACGAGGGCTTCCGCGTGCACGAGGAGTCCGGGCCGGAGCAGGTGCCCGAGGTGGTGGACGTCCTCCATCCGGCCGCCGTCATCGTCGACAAGGAGATGCCCGGCAGCAACGGCCTCGACCTCGTCGCCACGCTCGGTCGCCGGTATCCGGAGCTGCCCGTCATCGTGATCACCGCGTTCGGCGGCGCCGCCATCCGCGCGGAGGCGCGGCGGCAGGGCGCCGCCGACTACCTCGAGAAGCCGTTCCGCATGGCCACCCTGCTCGACACCCTCCGCGCCCTCACGGTGGACCGCACGCCGCTGGAGACGCACGATGTTTGA
- a CDS encoding trehalose-6-phosphate synthase codes for MFERGLAAVGVTDPPRVPAPAEIWTAERVRDLVARRLGDGHLIVVSNREPYLHELHGGEIRWTRPASGLVTAVDPIMRAVGGTWIAHGSGSADRKVVDPDGRVMVPPGQPRYALRRVWLTEEEERGYYYGFANETLWPLCHVVYVRPAFRRRDWEQYQAVNAHFCRAVLEEAPAKATVWVHDYHLALLPGMLKAARPDLTVAHFWHIPWPSSEVFRTCPWQRELLEDLLANDVLGFHIRLHCDNFLDAVSRELEAHVDRERSAVTYRGHTTFVRPFPISVDTEQIGVECRGEDVAREMVRLREQYGLVREKIVIGLDRFDYTKGIPERLLAVDRFLTLYPEWHGRFVFVQAGVPSRSRIPAYRSVWRRIEGLVRRINRRHGVPGWAPVVLLPEQLSRTAIHALYRIADCLMVTSLHDGMNLVAKEYAAARTEGDGALVLSQFTGAAREFPEAFLVNPYNLDGIAERLAAALAMPEPQRRQRMARLRERILEWNIYRWAGAALNTALRLPDPEVVS; via the coding sequence ATGTTTGAGCGCGGGCTCGCCGCCGTAGGCGTGACCGACCCCCCTCGCGTGCCCGCGCCCGCCGAGATCTGGACGGCGGAGCGCGTGCGGGATCTCGTCGCCCGGCGGCTCGGCGACGGCCATCTCATCGTCGTGTCCAACCGCGAGCCCTACCTCCACGAGCTTCACGGGGGCGAGATCCGCTGGACGCGTCCGGCGAGCGGCCTCGTGACCGCGGTGGATCCGATCATGCGCGCGGTCGGAGGCACCTGGATCGCTCACGGCTCGGGCTCGGCCGACCGCAAGGTGGTGGACCCGGACGGGCGCGTCATGGTGCCGCCCGGCCAGCCGCGCTACGCGCTCCGGCGCGTGTGGCTGACCGAGGAGGAGGAGCGAGGTTACTACTACGGCTTCGCCAACGAGACCCTGTGGCCGCTGTGTCACGTGGTCTACGTCCGCCCTGCGTTCCGCCGCCGTGACTGGGAGCAGTACCAGGCCGTCAACGCACACTTCTGCCGCGCAGTCCTGGAAGAGGCGCCCGCGAAGGCTACAGTGTGGGTGCACGACTACCACCTGGCGCTCCTGCCCGGTATGCTCAAGGCGGCGCGTCCCGACCTCACCGTCGCGCACTTCTGGCATATCCCGTGGCCGTCGTCGGAGGTATTCCGTACCTGCCCGTGGCAGCGCGAGCTCCTCGAGGACCTGCTCGCCAACGACGTACTCGGCTTCCACATCCGCCTGCACTGCGACAATTTCCTGGACGCGGTGAGCCGCGAGCTCGAGGCCCACGTGGATCGGGAGCGCTCGGCGGTCACGTACCGCGGCCACACCACGTTCGTGCGCCCGTTCCCCATCAGCGTGGACACGGAGCAGATCGGCGTGGAGTGCCGCGGAGAGGATGTCGCGCGCGAGATGGTGCGGCTGCGCGAGCAGTACGGCCTCGTCCGCGAGAAGATCGTGATCGGCCTCGACCGCTTCGACTACACCAAGGGCATCCCGGAGCGGCTGCTCGCGGTGGACCGCTTCCTCACCCTGTATCCCGAATGGCACGGCCGCTTCGTCTTCGTGCAGGCGGGCGTGCCGAGCCGGTCCCGCATCCCGGCCTACCGCTCCGTGTGGCGCCGCATCGAGGGGCTGGTCCGGCGGATCAACCGGCGGCACGGCGTCCCCGGTTGGGCGCCGGTGGTGCTGCTCCCGGAGCAGCTCTCTCGCACGGCGATCCACGCCCTGTACCGCATCGCCGACTGTCTGATGGTCACCTCGCTCCACGACGGCATGAACCTGGTCGCCAAAGAATACGCCGCGGCGCGCACCGAGGGCGATGGGGCCCTCGTGCTGTCCCAGTTCACGGGAGCGGCCCGGGAATTCCCCGAGGCCTTCCTCGTCAACCCCTACAACCTGGATGGCATCGCCGAGCGCCTCGCCGCCGCGCTGGCGATGCCGGAGCCGCAGCGGCGGCAGCGCATGGCGCGCCTCCGTGAGCGGATCCTCGAATGGAACATCTATCGATGGGCGGGCGCCGCGCTGAATACCGCGCTGCGTCTGCCCGACCCGGAGGTGGTGTCATGA
- the otsB gene encoding trehalose-phosphatase encodes MRAPSAPATLAAEVRDAARSHGALLILSDFDGTLAPIAPSPADARLAPPVRKVLARLAGAPSTGLAVISGRDLADLRARSELPNAILAGCHGLVIEGPGLEFVHLQAAECRQMLAGLATELVERLGGLRGVEVEPKEYGVAVHYRRAYPSDLAEVFFQVEEARENYAPHLTTRPGKKVLELVPNVPWNKGECALWIRDRWARQHSLDPTVVYIGDDETDESAFQALRGKAITVRVGSGHRGSRAARWVTDVSAVHRFLGALAPPEGAESEPPAAASPNPAASSRHE; translated from the coding sequence ATGAGAGCACCGTCTGCCCCTGCCACGCTGGCTGCCGAGGTTCGCGACGCCGCGCGCTCCCACGGCGCTCTGCTCATCCTGTCCGACTTCGACGGCACCCTCGCGCCCATCGCGCCCTCGCCCGCCGATGCCCGTCTCGCCCCGCCGGTGCGCAAGGTCCTCGCGCGGCTGGCCGGCGCGCCCTCGACCGGTCTCGCCGTCATCTCCGGGCGCGATCTCGCCGATCTCCGCGCCAGGTCCGAGCTCCCCAACGCGATCCTCGCCGGCTGCCATGGTCTCGTCATCGAGGGACCGGGCCTCGAGTTCGTCCATCTCCAGGCCGCGGAATGCCGGCAGATGCTGGCCGGCCTCGCGACCGAGCTCGTCGAGCGGCTCGGCGGGTTGCGCGGCGTCGAGGTCGAGCCCAAAGAGTACGGCGTGGCGGTGCACTACCGGCGCGCCTACCCGTCCGACCTCGCCGAGGTGTTCTTCCAGGTCGAGGAGGCACGGGAGAACTACGCGCCGCACCTCACCACCCGCCCCGGAAAGAAGGTGCTCGAGCTGGTGCCGAACGTCCCCTGGAACAAGGGGGAGTGCGCGCTGTGGATCCGTGACCGCTGGGCACGGCAGCACTCGCTCGATCCCACCGTCGTCTACATCGGAGACGATGAGACGGACGAGAGCGCGTTCCAGGCCCTCCGCGGCAAGGCCATCACCGTCCGCGTGGGCTCCGGCCACCGCGGCAGCCGTGCCGCGCGCTGGGTGACCGACGTGTCCGCGGTGCATCGCTTCCTCGGTGCGCTGGCTCCGCCGGAGGGCGCGGAGAGCGAGCCGCCCGCCGCGGCGAGCCCCAACCCCGCAGCCTCGAGTCGGCATGAGTGA
- a CDS encoding glycosyl transferase translates to MSDFHQGGVITTLHRLGPSNLDVLERDLEKTAGIRPVALVLPCLGSEFDTESIPHIIEELQQVRYLEEVVIALGRADQERFVTAKRLFRQLPTRTTVVWIESTPVQGLLHEMERRGLAVNQDGKGRSAWMAYGYLLGRGRCNVIALHDSDILTYRRDLLARLVYPVSNPRLGFDFCKGYYSRVTDKLHGRATRLLVTPLVRALRPLVGRDLPFLAFMDSFRYPLAGEFAMAADLARVNRIPGDWGLEVGTLAEIYRNVAPGRVCQADLADAYEHKHQALSAEDPSQGLMRMAVDVTSSLLRTLAEEGVPISEALLTSLPVTYTGVAHETMARYECDAQINSLVFDAHEEGQAVEAFARAIRLASDAYLEDPVGQPLIPSWNRVLAALPDIFDRLVAAVDRDNA, encoded by the coding sequence ATGAGTGATTTTCACCAGGGCGGCGTCATCACGACGCTACACCGGCTGGGACCGAGCAATCTCGACGTCCTCGAGCGGGACCTCGAGAAGACCGCGGGCATCCGGCCGGTAGCCCTGGTCCTGCCTTGCCTGGGCTCGGAGTTCGACACCGAGTCGATCCCGCACATCATCGAGGAGCTGCAGCAGGTGCGGTACCTCGAGGAAGTGGTGATCGCGCTCGGCCGGGCCGATCAGGAGCGCTTCGTCACCGCGAAGCGGCTGTTCCGCCAGCTCCCCACCCGGACCACCGTGGTCTGGATCGAATCCACCCCGGTGCAGGGGCTGCTCCACGAGATGGAGCGGCGGGGGCTGGCGGTGAATCAGGATGGCAAGGGCCGCTCTGCGTGGATGGCCTACGGCTATCTGCTCGGGCGCGGCCGGTGCAACGTCATCGCGCTCCACGACAGCGACATCTTGACGTACCGCCGCGATCTCCTCGCGCGGCTCGTCTATCCCGTGTCCAACCCACGCCTCGGCTTCGACTTCTGCAAGGGCTATTACAGCCGGGTGACCGACAAGCTGCACGGCCGCGCCACCCGGCTCCTTGTCACGCCGCTCGTGCGGGCGCTGCGCCCCCTCGTGGGGCGCGACCTGCCCTTCCTTGCGTTCATGGACTCGTTCCGCTATCCCCTCGCGGGTGAGTTCGCGATGGCCGCCGATCTGGCCAGGGTCAATCGCATTCCGGGCGACTGGGGCCTGGAAGTCGGGACCCTGGCGGAGATCTACCGCAATGTGGCGCCCGGGCGCGTCTGTCAGGCCGACCTCGCGGACGCTTACGAGCACAAGCATCAGGCGCTGAGCGCCGAGGATCCCTCGCAGGGTCTCATGCGCATGGCGGTCGACGTCACGAGCTCGCTGCTCCGCACGCTCGCCGAGGAGGGGGTGCCGATCTCGGAGGCGCTCCTCACGAGCCTGCCCGTGACCTACACGGGTGTGGCCCACGAGACCATGGCGCGCTACGAGTGCGACGCCCAGATCAACAGTCTCGTCTTCGACGCCCACGAGGAAGGACAGGCGGTGGAGGCCTTCGCCCGCGCCATCCGCCTCGCCTCCGACGCTTATCTCGAGGACCCCGTGGGCCAGCCGCTCATTCCGAGCTGGAACCGGGTCCTCGCCGCGCTCCCCGACATCTTCGACCGCCTCGTCGCGGCGGTCGATCGAGACAACGCATGA